One Urocitellus parryii isolate mUroPar1 chromosome 9, mUroPar1.hap1, whole genome shotgun sequence DNA segment encodes these proteins:
- the Elfn1 gene encoding protein ELFN1, translated as MAGRGWGVLWVCVAAATLLHAGGLAHGDCWLIEGDKGFVWLAICSQNQPPYEAIPQQINNTIVDLRLNENRIRSVQYASLSRFGNLTYLNLTKNEIGYIEDGAFSAQFNLQVLQLGYNRLRNLTEGMLRGLSKLEYLYLQANLIEVVMASAFWECPNIVNIDLSMNRIQQLSSGTFVGLAKLSVCELYSNPFYCSCELLGFLRWLAAFTNATQTYDRMQCESPPVYSGYYLLGQGRQGQRSILSKLQSVCTEDSYGAAAEVMGPRLVPGRSQLGRSPPPPPPPEPSDTPCAYDECFSGDGTTPLVATLATQAEARPLIKVKQLTQNSATITVQLPSPFNRMYTLEQYNNSKPSTVSKLTQAQEEIRLTNLYTLTNYTYCVVSTSSGTQHNHTCLTICLPKPPSPPGPVPSPSTATHYIMTILGCLFGMVLVLGAVYYCLRRRRRQEEKHKKAAAAAAAGSLKKTIIELKYGPEMEAPGLAPLSQGPLLGPEAVTRIPYLPAATGEVEQYKLVESGETPKASKGNYIEVRTGEAPERRDCELGRQGPDSQSSVAEISTIAKEVDKVNQIINNCIDALKSESTAFQGVKSGAVSTAEPQLVLLSEPLAGKHSFLSPRYKDAFSHGLQRHHSVETAPGPPRASTSSSGGSTRSPRAFRAEASGVHKAAEAKYIEKSSPAADTILTVTPAAAVLRAEAEKGRQYGEHRHSYPGSHPAEPPAPPPPPPAHEGLGGRKASILEPLTRPRPRDLAYSQLSPQYHNLSYSSSPEYTCRATQSIWERFRLSRRRHKDEEEFMAAGHALRKKVQFAKDEDLHDILDYWKGVSAQHKS; from the coding sequence ATGGCCGGTCGCGGGTGGGGTGTGCTGTGGGTGTGCGTGGCGGCTGCCACCCTGCTGCACGCGGGAGGGCTGGCCCACGGCGACTGCTGGCTGATTGAGGGTGACAAGGGGTTCGTGTGGCTGGCCATCTGCAGCCAGAACCAGCCTCCCTACGAGGCCATCCCGCAGCAGATCAACAACACCATCGTGGATCTGCGGCTCAACGAGAACCGCATCCGCAGTGTGCAGTACGCCTCGCTGAGCCGCTTCGGCAACCTCACGTACCTCAACCTCACCAAGAACGAGATCGGCTACATCGAGGACGGCGCCTTCTCGGCCCAGTTCAACCTGCAGGTGTTGCAGCTGGGCTACAACCGGCTGCGCAACCTAACGGAGGGCATGCTGCGGGGCCTGAGCAAGCTGGAGTACCTGTACCTGCAGGCCAACCTCATCGAGGTGGTCATGGCCAGCGCCTTCTGGGAGTGTCCCAACATCGTCAACATCGACCTGTCCATGAACCGCATCCAGCAGCTGAGCAGCGGCACCTTCGTGGGCCTGGCCAAGCTGTCCGTGTGCGAGCTGTACAGCAACCCCTTCTACTGCTCCTGCGAGCTGCTGGGCTTCCTGCGCTGGCTGGCCGCCTTCACCAACGCCACGCAGACCTACGACCGCATGCAGTGCGAGTCGCCGCCCGTCTACTCCGGCTACTACCTGCTGGGCCAGGGCCGCCAGGGCCAGCGCAGCATCCTCAGCAAGCTGCAGTCTGTCTGCACGGAGGACTCCTACGGGGCCGCAGCCGAGGTGATGGGGCCCCGCCTGGTGCCAGGTCGCTCACAGCTGGGGCgctcaccaccaccaccgccaccACCCGAGCCCAGCGACACGCCCTGTGCCTACGACGAATGCTTCTCCGGCGACGGCACCACCCCCCTGGTGGCCACGCTGGCCACCCAGGCCGAGGCCCGTCCCCTCATTAAGGTCAAGCAGCTGACCCAGAACTCGGCCACCATCACCGTCCAGCTGCCCAGCCCCTTCAACCGCATGTACACGCTGGAGCAGTACAACAACAGCAAGCCCTCCACCGTGTCCAAGCTGACCCAGGCCCAGGAGGAGATCCGCCTGACCAACCTGTACACGCTCACCAACTACACCTACTGCGTGGTGTCCACCAGCTCCGGGACCCAGCACAACCACACATGCCTCACCATCTGCCTGCCCAAGCCGCCCAGCCCACCTGGGCCGGTGCCCAGCCCCTCCACGGCCACCCACTACATCATGACCATCCTGGGCTGCCTCTTCGGCATGGTGCTGGTGCTGGGTGCCGTGTACTACTGCCTGCGCAGGCGGAGGCGCCAGGAGGAAAAGCACAAGAAGGCAGCGGCAGCGGCGGCCGCCGGCAGCCTGAAGAAGACCATCATCGAGCTCAAGTATGGGCCAGAGATGGAGGCGCCTGGCCTGGCTCCGCTGTCCCAAGGCCCACTGCTGGGCCCTGAGGCTGTGACCCGCATCCCGTACCTGCCCGCCGCCACTGGCGAGGTGGAGCAGTACAAGCTGGTGGAGAGCGGAGAGACGCCCAAGGCCAGCAAGGGCAACTACATCGAGGTGCGCACGGGGGAGGCTCCGGAGCGCAGGGACTGCGAGCTGGGCCGGCAGGGCCCGGACAGCCAGAGCTCCGTGGCTGAGATCTCCACCATCGCCAAGGAGGTGGACAAAGTCAACCAGATCATCAACAACTGCATCGATGCGCTCAAGTCCGAGTCCACCGCCTTCCAGGGTGTCAAGTCCGGGGCTGTGTCCACAGCCGAGCCGCAGCTGGTGCTGCTGTCGGAGCCGCTGGCCGGCAAGCACAGCTTCCTGTCGCCCAGGTACAAGGACGCCTTCAGCCACGGCCTGCAGCGGCACCACAGCGTGGAGACGGCGCCGGGGCCCCCGCGGGCCAGCACCTCCTCCAGTGGCGGCTCCACACGCAGCCCGCGGGCCTTCCGGGCCGAGGCCTCAGGTGTGCACAAGGCGGCCGAGGCCAAGTACATCGAGAAGAGCTCACCAGCAGCCGACACCATCCTCACTGTGACGCCCGCGGCCGCCGTGCTGCGGGCAGAGGCCGAGAAGGGCCGGCAGTACGGCGAGCACCGGCACTCGTACCCCGGCTCGCACCCGGCCGAGCCCCCGGcaccgcccccgcccccgcccgcccACGAGGGCCTGGGTGgacgcaaggcgtccatcctggAGCCCCTGACCCGGCCGCGGCCCCGCGACCTGGCCTACTCGCAGCTGTCCCCACAGTACCACAACCTGAGCTACTCCTCCAGCCCCGAGTACACCTGCAGGGCCACCCAGAGCATCTGGGAGCGCTTCAGACTGAGCCGTCGGCGGCACAAGGACGAGGAGGAGTTCATGGCCGCCGGCCACGCCCTGCGCAAGAAGGTCCAGTTCGCCAAAGACGAGGATCTGCATGACATCCTGGACTACTGGAAGGGCGTGTCCGCCCAGCACAAGTCCTGA